A single window of Nocardioides kongjuensis DNA harbors:
- the meaB gene encoding methylmalonyl Co-A mutase-associated GTPase MeaB, whose amino-acid sequence MPEASNIQGGRRGITAAAVPALVERAREGDPRSVGRLVSLVEDESALLPELMRALAPYAGHAHVIGLTGSPGVGKSTSTNALIGELRRRGRRVAVLAVDPSSPFSGGALLGDRIRMGDHVLDPGVFIRSMAARGHLGGLAWTTPQALRVLDGAGFDVVLVETVGVGQSEVEVAGQADTTIVLLAPGMGDGIQAAKAGILEIGDLYVVNKSDRDGADKVRRDLRSMLGLAERREGAWSPPVLKTTASTGDGVADVVDAIDEHAAWLAASGELERRRVRRARDEIETLALTALRKRWGSVGSGDRLDELAAAVVAGEVDPHTAAAELTVS is encoded by the coding sequence TTGCCTGAGGCGAGCAACATCCAGGGCGGCCGTCGCGGGATCACCGCGGCGGCCGTTCCTGCGCTGGTCGAGCGGGCCCGCGAGGGCGACCCGCGCTCGGTCGGGCGGCTGGTGTCGCTCGTCGAGGACGAGTCGGCGCTGCTGCCCGAGTTGATGCGGGCATTGGCGCCGTACGCCGGGCACGCCCACGTCATCGGGCTCACCGGCTCCCCGGGCGTCGGCAAGTCGACCTCGACCAACGCGCTCATCGGCGAGCTGCGCCGCCGTGGCCGCCGGGTCGCCGTCCTGGCGGTCGACCCGTCGTCGCCGTTCTCCGGCGGAGCCCTCCTCGGTGACCGGATCCGGATGGGCGACCACGTCCTGGACCCCGGCGTCTTCATCCGCTCGATGGCCGCCCGCGGCCACCTCGGCGGGCTGGCGTGGACCACCCCGCAGGCGCTGCGCGTGCTCGACGGGGCCGGCTTCGACGTCGTCCTCGTCGAGACCGTCGGTGTCGGCCAGAGCGAGGTCGAGGTCGCCGGCCAGGCAGACACCACGATCGTGCTGCTCGCGCCCGGCATGGGCGACGGGATCCAGGCCGCGAAGGCCGGCATCCTGGAGATCGGCGACCTCTACGTCGTCAACAAGTCCGACCGCGACGGTGCCGACAAGGTGCGCCGGGACCTGCGCTCGATGCTCGGCCTGGCCGAGCGCCGCGAGGGTGCCTGGAGCCCACCCGTCCTGAAGACGACCGCCTCGACCGGCGACGGCGTCGCCGACGTCGTCGACGCGATCGACGAGCACGCCGCCTGGTTGGCCGCGAGCGGCGAGCTCGAGCGCCGCCGCGTCCGTCGCGCTCGCGACGAGATCGAGACCCTCGCCCTCACGGCGCTGCGCAAGCGCTGGGGGAGTGTCGGGTCGGGCGACCGGCTCGACGAGCTCGCCGCTGCCGTGGTCGCCGGCGAGGTCGACCCCCACACGGCGGCAGCGGAGCTGACGGTCAGCTGA
- a CDS encoding 5-oxoprolinase subunit B family protein gives MRLLPYGDRGLLVELADTAAVVAVAELVRTHPLVSELVADVVPGARTVLVVARAGVRVDRLVDVVPDERAVAEAIAQPVRQVRREDPTRIPVTYDGPDLAEVAALTGMDEREVVAAHTGTPWRVAFGGFAPGFAYLVGGDPRLRVPRRDEPRTSVPAGSVGLAGEFSGVYPRASPGGWQLIGRTDLSLWDLDRDRPALLSAGATVVFEEVR, from the coding sequence ATGAGGCTGCTGCCGTACGGCGACCGCGGGCTGTTGGTCGAGCTCGCCGACACCGCGGCCGTGGTCGCCGTCGCAGAGCTGGTCCGTACCCATCCGCTGGTCTCCGAGCTCGTCGCCGACGTCGTCCCGGGGGCTCGGACCGTGCTGGTCGTGGCACGGGCCGGGGTGCGCGTGGATCGCCTGGTGGACGTCGTACCTGACGAACGGGCTGTCGCCGAGGCGATCGCGCAGCCCGTTCGTCAGGTACGTCGCGAGGACCCGACCCGGATCCCCGTGACCTACGACGGCCCGGACCTGGCGGAGGTCGCCGCGCTGACCGGGATGGACGAGCGGGAGGTGGTGGCGGCCCACACGGGTACGCCGTGGCGGGTGGCCTTCGGGGGTTTCGCGCCGGGCTTCGCCTACCTCGTCGGCGGCGACCCGCGCCTGCGCGTGCCGCGGCGTGACGAGCCGCGGACCAGCGTCCCGGCGGGATCGGTCGGCCTGGCGGGGGAGTTCAGCGGGGTCTACCCACGTGCCTCGCCCGGCGGGTGGCAGCTGATCGGGCGCACCGACCTGTCCTTGTGGGACCTCGACCGCGACCGGCCCGCACTGCTGAGCGCCGGCGCGACCGTGGTGTTCGAGGAGGTCCGATGA
- the mce gene encoding methylmalonyl-CoA epimerase — MSITEGVPTHLFTAIDHVGIAVPDLDEAIAFYRDNFGMHVAHEETNEEQGVREAMVAVGDTDSKIQLLAPLNAESTIAKFIDRSGPGLQQLAYRVTDLDQVSAILRERGLRLLYPEARRGTANSRINFVHPKDAGGVLVELVEPAADAH, encoded by the coding sequence ATGAGCATCACTGAAGGCGTCCCCACCCACCTGTTCACCGCGATCGACCACGTCGGCATCGCGGTCCCCGACCTCGACGAGGCGATCGCGTTCTACCGCGACAACTTCGGCATGCACGTCGCACACGAGGAGACCAACGAGGAGCAGGGCGTGCGCGAGGCGATGGTCGCCGTCGGCGACACCGACTCCAAGATCCAGCTGCTCGCCCCGCTCAACGCGGAGTCCACGATCGCGAAGTTCATCGACCGCAGCGGCCCGGGCCTCCAGCAGCTCGCCTACCGGGTCACCGACCTCGACCAGGTCTCCGCGATCCTGCGCGAGCGCGGCCTGCGCCTGCTCTACCCCGAGGCCCGGCGCGGCACGGCGAACAGCCGGATCAACTTCGTGCACCCCAAGGACGCCGGCGGCGTCCTGGTCGAGCTCGTCGAGCCCGCGGCCGACGCTCACTGA
- a CDS encoding CGNR zinc finger domain-containing protein, translating into MTISTPDDLDAFFADFAYTGRHDGDQAEVDAVLAIAPRLRALLTADRDDAADIVNAMLRDASALPQLRRHDGHDWHLHAVGNDAPFAERIVVETAMAMIDVIRADEMSRLSVCADDTCEGIVLDLSRNRSKRFCSVTCGNRNAVAAYRARQADG; encoded by the coding sequence GTGACGATCAGCACGCCCGACGACCTCGACGCCTTCTTCGCCGACTTCGCCTACACCGGGCGCCACGACGGCGACCAGGCCGAGGTCGACGCCGTGCTGGCGATCGCGCCCCGGCTCCGCGCCCTGCTGACCGCCGACCGCGACGACGCCGCCGACATCGTCAACGCCATGCTCCGCGACGCGTCCGCCCTCCCCCAGCTGCGGCGCCACGACGGCCACGACTGGCACCTGCACGCCGTCGGCAACGACGCTCCCTTCGCCGAGCGGATCGTGGTCGAGACCGCCATGGCGATGATCGACGTGATCCGCGCCGACGAGATGTCGCGACTCTCGGTGTGCGCCGACGACACCTGCGAGGGCATCGTCCTGGACCTCTCCCGCAACCGCTCCAAGCGGTTCTGCTCGGTGACCTGCGGCAACCGCAACGCCGTCGCGGCGTACCGCGCCCGCCAGGCCGACGGCTGA
- a CDS encoding biotin-dependent carboxyltransferase family protein, whose protein sequence is MSGLLVHAVGGPCLVQDAGRPGHAAIGVGVSGAADRSSYALANRMLGNAPGAAVLEVTLGGLEVEATGVAWVCVTGAPAPLVIEGRAEPTGAVLALRPGQRLRLGLPATGLRSYLAVRGGLDAPSLLGSRSRDTLAGLGPAPVRAGDRLRIGPDGTGEMLVDAVPAKVYDERPVLRVVPGPRADWVADADRLVEQVWRVGAASDRVGLRLEGHPFTASPGRGELPSEGALRGAIQVPPGGGPVVFGPDHPVTGGYPVVGVVVDADTDRLAQLRPGEELRFRWA, encoded by the coding sequence ATGAGCGGCCTGCTCGTGCACGCCGTCGGCGGCCCCTGCCTGGTGCAGGACGCCGGGCGGCCCGGGCACGCGGCGATCGGGGTGGGGGTGAGCGGCGCGGCCGACCGGTCGTCGTACGCGCTCGCCAACCGGATGCTCGGCAACGCTCCGGGCGCCGCGGTCCTCGAGGTCACCCTCGGCGGGCTCGAGGTCGAGGCCACCGGCGTGGCGTGGGTGTGCGTGACCGGTGCGCCGGCCCCACTGGTGATCGAGGGCCGTGCGGAGCCGACGGGAGCCGTGCTGGCGCTGCGACCGGGACAACGGCTGCGGCTGGGACTCCCCGCGACCGGGCTGCGCAGCTACCTCGCGGTCCGCGGCGGGCTCGATGCTCCGTCCCTGCTGGGCTCCCGGTCCCGCGACACCCTCGCCGGGCTCGGCCCCGCGCCGGTGCGCGCCGGCGACCGCCTGCGCATCGGGCCCGACGGGACGGGGGAGATGCTGGTCGACGCCGTCCCCGCGAAGGTGTACGACGAACGCCCGGTCCTCCGCGTCGTCCCCGGCCCGCGCGCGGACTGGGTCGCCGACGCCGACCGGCTCGTCGAGCAGGTCTGGCGCGTGGGTGCGGCGAGCGACCGGGTCGGCCTGCGGCTCGAGGGGCACCCGTTCACGGCGTCACCGGGGAGGGGCGAGCTCCCGAGCGAGGGTGCGCTGCGCGGCGCGATCCAGGTCCCGCCGGGCGGCGGGCCGGTGGTGTTCGGTCCGGACCACCCGGTGACGGGTGGCTATCCGGTGGTCGGTGTGGTCGTCGATGCCGACACCGACCGGCTGGCCCAGCTGCGTCCGGGCGAGGAGCTCCGGTTCCGCTGGGCCTGA
- a CDS encoding acetyl-CoA C-acetyltransferase: protein MSDNPSVIVAGARTPIGRHLGALKTLSAADLAGVAIKGALEKAGVSGDQVDYLIVGQVLQAGAGQNPARTAGLAAGLPPQVPSITINKVCLSGINAIAQADQLIRAGEAEIVVAGGTESMTQAPHLLPKSREGFKYGDTTLVDSLAYDALFDQATQQGMGNLTEATNACRETPLTREEQDAVAARSHQLAAAAQKNGIFDDEIVPVTIPQRKGDPVVVSKDEGVRGDTTVESLAALRPAFAKDGTITAASSSQISDGAAAVVVTSKKKAEELGLPILAEIVSHGQVAGPDSTLQLQPANATKKALDKAGLTAADLDLVEFNEAFAAVGIESARALGIDEDKVNVNGGAIAIGHPLGASGARITLHLALELKRRGGGLGAAALCGGGGQGDALVLRVPSA, encoded by the coding sequence ATGTCCGACAACCCCAGCGTCATCGTCGCCGGCGCCCGTACGCCGATCGGTCGCCACCTCGGCGCCCTCAAGACCCTGTCGGCCGCGGACCTCGCCGGTGTCGCGATCAAGGGCGCGCTGGAGAAGGCCGGTGTCTCCGGCGACCAGGTCGACTACCTGATCGTGGGCCAGGTCCTGCAGGCCGGTGCCGGTCAGAACCCCGCCCGCACCGCGGGTCTCGCCGCCGGCCTGCCGCCGCAGGTCCCCTCGATCACCATCAACAAGGTGTGCCTGTCGGGCATCAACGCGATCGCCCAGGCCGACCAGCTGATCCGCGCCGGCGAGGCCGAGATCGTGGTCGCCGGCGGCACCGAGTCGATGACCCAGGCCCCGCACCTGCTCCCGAAGTCCCGTGAGGGCTTCAAGTACGGCGACACGACGCTGGTCGACTCGCTTGCCTACGACGCGCTCTTCGACCAGGCCACCCAGCAGGGCATGGGCAACCTGACCGAGGCGACCAACGCCTGCCGTGAGACCCCGTTGACCCGCGAGGAGCAGGACGCCGTCGCGGCCCGCTCGCACCAGCTCGCCGCCGCCGCCCAGAAGAACGGCATCTTCGACGACGAGATCGTCCCGGTCACCATCCCGCAGCGCAAGGGCGACCCGGTCGTCGTGAGCAAGGACGAGGGCGTCCGCGGCGACACCACCGTCGAGTCGCTCGCGGCCCTGCGTCCGGCGTTCGCCAAGGACGGCACCATCACCGCTGCCTCGTCCTCGCAGATCTCCGACGGTGCCGCCGCGGTCGTGGTGACCAGCAAGAAGAAGGCCGAGGAGCTCGGTCTGCCGATCCTCGCCGAGATCGTCAGCCACGGCCAGGTCGCCGGTCCGGACTCGACCCTGCAGCTCCAGCCGGCCAACGCCACCAAGAAGGCCCTCGACAAGGCCGGCCTGACCGCCGCGGACCTCGACCTGGTCGAGTTCAACGAGGCCTTCGCCGCCGTCGGCATCGAGTCGGCCCGCGCCCTCGGCATCGACGAGGACAAGGTCAACGTCAACGGTGGCGCCATCGCCATCGGCCACCCGCTGGGTGCCTCCGGTGCGCGGATCACGCTGCACCTCGCGCTCGAGCTCAAGCGCCGCGGTGGTGGCCTCGGCGCCGCCGCCCTGTGCGGCGGTGGCGGCCAGGGCGACGCGCTGGTCCTCCGGGTCCCCTCTGCCTGA
- a CDS encoding AI-2E family transporter, with protein MSSTADAAAADGVTEHAGVDPAAPVDAEAMPYGELGKPFDRRSPFYYGFIGALGALTAFWLFQAVLGIGSVLMLVVVSFFLAAGLNPAVSFLERHGLRRSWAVTVVIVLALGTVALFLVAIVPVITDQITAITKNAPGWLDELQKNKRIQQLNDEYDIIDKLQATITDKKFLSALFGGALGFGLKVVSALFNLFVIVVLTLYFLASLKTTTGALYKLAPASRRERVAKLGDKVIANIGGYVSGAFLVALCAGLSSLVFLSLTDVREYAVALAFVVAVLDVIPMIGATLGAVIVSAIAFATDVKTGIACVVFYVIYQQFENYVVYPRVMSKSVDLPGAVIVIAALVGTALLGVVGALLAIPVAAAILLVVREVVVKQQDLR; from the coding sequence TTGAGCAGCACCGCCGACGCAGCCGCCGCGGACGGCGTCACGGAGCACGCCGGGGTCGACCCGGCGGCTCCGGTCGACGCCGAGGCGATGCCGTACGGCGAGCTCGGCAAGCCGTTCGACCGGCGTTCGCCGTTCTACTACGGCTTCATCGGCGCCCTGGGCGCGCTGACCGCCTTCTGGCTGTTCCAGGCGGTCCTCGGCATCGGCTCGGTGCTGATGCTCGTGGTGGTGTCCTTCTTCCTCGCCGCCGGGCTCAACCCGGCGGTGAGCTTCCTGGAGCGCCACGGCCTGCGCCGCTCGTGGGCGGTCACGGTCGTCATCGTGCTCGCCCTCGGCACCGTCGCGCTCTTCCTCGTGGCGATCGTCCCGGTCATCACCGACCAGATCACCGCGATCACGAAGAACGCCCCCGGCTGGCTCGACGAGCTGCAGAAGAACAAGCGGATCCAGCAGCTCAACGACGAGTACGACATCATCGACAAGCTGCAGGCGACGATCACCGACAAGAAGTTCCTCTCGGCGCTGTTCGGTGGCGCGCTCGGCTTCGGCCTCAAGGTCGTCTCGGCGCTGTTCAACCTGTTCGTCATCGTCGTGCTGACGCTCTACTTCCTGGCGTCGCTCAAGACCACCACCGGCGCGCTCTACAAGCTGGCCCCGGCCTCGCGCCGCGAGCGGGTCGCCAAGCTCGGCGACAAGGTGATCGCCAACATCGGCGGGTACGTCTCGGGCGCTTTCCTGGTCGCCCTGTGCGCCGGCCTGAGCTCGCTGGTGTTCCTCTCGCTGACCGACGTGCGCGAGTACGCCGTCGCACTGGCCTTCGTCGTCGCCGTGCTCGACGTCATCCCGATGATCGGCGCCACCCTCGGCGCGGTGATCGTCTCGGCCATCGCGTTCGCGACCGACGTCAAGACCGGCATCGCCTGCGTGGTGTTCTACGTGATCTACCAGCAGTTCGAGAACTACGTCGTCTACCCGCGGGTGATGAGCAAGTCCGTCGACCTGCCCGGCGCCGTCATCGTGATCGCCGCGCTGGTCGGCACCGCCCTGCTCGGCGTGGTCGGTGCCCTGCTCGCCATCCCGGTGGCCGCCGCGATCCTGCTGGTCGTGCGCGAGGTCGTCGTCAAGCAGCAGGACCTGCGCTGA
- a CDS encoding 5-oxoprolinase subunit PxpA, whose product MGVIDLNADVGESFGRWQLGDDDALLPHLTSANVACGFHAGDPLTLRRTCALAVSLGVSIGAQIGYRDLAGFGRRFVDVPADELAADVLYQLGALDGIARAAGGRVAYVKPHGALYHAVSRHPDQAQAVVDAVVAYGGLPVLGLAGSVFLSAVADAGLEPVGEGFADRAYLPDGGLVPRSRAGAVLTDPVAVAGQAVELARSGAVRSLCVHGDSPGAPALASAVRMALEEAGLPVGAFATT is encoded by the coding sequence ATCGGGGTGATCGACCTCAACGCCGACGTCGGCGAGTCCTTCGGGCGCTGGCAGCTGGGCGACGACGACGCGCTGCTCCCGCACCTCACCAGCGCCAACGTGGCGTGCGGCTTCCATGCAGGGGACCCGCTCACGTTGCGTCGTACGTGTGCGCTCGCGGTGTCCCTGGGCGTCTCGATCGGTGCCCAGATCGGCTACCGCGACCTCGCCGGCTTCGGGCGCCGGTTCGTCGACGTACCGGCCGACGAGCTGGCTGCCGACGTGCTCTACCAGCTCGGCGCCCTCGACGGGATCGCCCGCGCTGCCGGTGGCCGGGTGGCCTACGTCAAGCCGCACGGCGCGCTCTACCACGCGGTCTCGCGACACCCGGACCAGGCGCAGGCGGTCGTCGACGCGGTCGTCGCGTACGGCGGGCTGCCGGTCCTCGGCCTCGCCGGCTCGGTGTTCCTCTCGGCGGTGGCCGACGCCGGGCTGGAGCCGGTCGGCGAGGGCTTCGCCGACCGGGCCTACCTGCCCGACGGGGGACTGGTGCCGCGGTCGCGGGCCGGCGCGGTGCTGACCGACCCGGTGGCGGTCGCGGGCCAGGCCGTCGAGCTGGCCCGCTCCGGTGCCGTCCGCTCGCTCTGCGTCCACGGCGACTCGCCCGGGGCGCCGGCGCTGGCCTCGGCCGTGCGCATGGCGTTGGAGGAGGCGGGGCTGCCGGTCGGCGCCTTCGCGACCACATGA
- a CDS encoding EamA family transporter: protein MTTLTRDASRETARTGVLLALTSAITFALSGALARPMLDSGWTAGSIVLLRIAIGALVVLPFGVVALRGRWELLRRAAPTVVLYGGLAVAGAQYCYFSAVRTMEVGPALLIEYTAPAAVVVWMWLAHGQRPGRLTVAGAVVAALGLVLVLDLFAGADVDVRGTAWALAAMVGAAAYFVISADERSGIPPITLAAGGLVVGGVLLGVLAVTGLMPMASSSSTVAYAGVDVAPWTVLLALGLVTAALAYTTGIAASRRLGSRLASFVALSEVVAAVVWAWLLLDQLPAPVQFLGGGLILAGVIGVKLGERSVVVGTDPLPLTPAEHEVVADDAGARVADDVVHQPGAATAS from the coding sequence ATGACGACGTTGACTCGTGACGCATCCCGGGAGACCGCCCGGACCGGCGTGCTCCTCGCGCTCACCTCTGCGATCACGTTCGCGCTCTCCGGCGCCCTCGCGCGGCCGATGCTCGACAGCGGCTGGACCGCCGGCAGCATCGTGCTGCTGCGCATCGCGATCGGCGCGCTCGTCGTCCTCCCCTTCGGCGTGGTCGCGCTGCGCGGGCGTTGGGAGCTGCTGCGGCGCGCGGCCCCGACCGTCGTGCTGTACGGCGGCCTGGCGGTCGCCGGCGCGCAGTACTGCTACTTCTCGGCCGTGCGGACCATGGAGGTCGGCCCGGCCCTGCTGATCGAGTACACCGCCCCCGCTGCGGTGGTCGTGTGGATGTGGCTGGCCCACGGCCAGCGCCCGGGCCGGCTCACCGTCGCGGGCGCGGTGGTCGCCGCCCTCGGCCTGGTCCTGGTGCTCGACCTGTTCGCCGGTGCCGACGTCGACGTCCGCGGCACCGCCTGGGCGCTGGCCGCGATGGTCGGCGCGGCGGCGTACTTCGTCATCTCCGCCGACGAGCGCAGTGGGATCCCCCCGATCACGCTGGCCGCCGGCGGTCTGGTCGTCGGCGGCGTGCTGCTCGGCGTGCTCGCAGTGACCGGCCTGATGCCGATGGCGTCCTCGTCGAGCACGGTCGCCTACGCCGGCGTCGACGTCGCGCCCTGGACGGTGCTGCTCGCCCTCGGGCTGGTCACCGCCGCCCTCGCCTACACGACCGGCATCGCGGCCAGCCGCCGTCTCGGGTCCCGGCTGGCCTCGTTCGTCGCGCTCAGCGAGGTCGTCGCCGCGGTCGTGTGGGCCTGGCTGCTGCTCGACCAGCTGCCCGCGCCGGTGCAGTTCCTCGGTGGCGGTCTGATCCTCGCCGGCGTGATCGGGGTCAAGCTGGGGGAGCGCAGCGTCGTGGTCGGAACCGATCCGCTGCCGCTCACGCCTGCCGAGCATGAGGTGGTGGCTGACGACGCTGGTGCTCGCGTTGCTGACGACGTCGTGCACCAGCCCGGAGCGGCCACCGCGAGCTGA
- the ccrA gene encoding crotonyl-CoA carboxylase/reductase produces the protein MQHILDAIQAEASAEDFANLELPQSYRAVTVHKDEVDMFEGLDSRDKDPRKSLHVDEVALPELGPGEAFVAVMASAINYNTVWTSIFEPVSTFGFLERYGRESDLGARHNLPYHIVGSDLAGVVLAVGPGVNKWKPGDRVVAHCLSVELEAPDGHNDTMMDPSQRIWGFETNFGGLADVAMVKANQLMPKPEHLTWEEAASPGLVNCTAYRQLVSANGGNMKQGDNVLIWGASGGLGGFATQYALNGGANPICVVSNEEKAQIVRNMGAEMVINRSELAPKFWNEDGTKQNPKEWQRFGKAIRELTGGEDIDIVFEHPGRETFGASVYVTRKGGTITTCASTSGYMHEYDNRYLWMNLKKIISSHFANYRESWEANRLIAQGKIHPTLSRTYKLEDTGQAALDVHHNKHQGKVGVLCLSPEEGLGVKNEELREKHLDKINLFRGI, from the coding sequence GTGCAGCACATCCTCGACGCCATCCAGGCGGAGGCCTCCGCGGAGGACTTCGCCAACCTCGAGCTTCCCCAGTCCTACCGGGCCGTGACGGTCCACAAGGACGAGGTCGACATGTTCGAGGGCCTCGACTCTCGCGACAAGGACCCCCGCAAGTCCCTCCACGTCGACGAGGTCGCCCTGCCCGAGCTGGGCCCGGGCGAGGCGTTCGTGGCGGTCATGGCCTCCGCGATCAACTACAACACCGTGTGGACCTCGATCTTCGAGCCGGTCTCGACCTTCGGCTTCCTCGAGCGCTACGGCCGCGAGTCCGACCTCGGCGCCCGGCACAACCTGCCGTACCACATCGTCGGATCCGACCTGGCCGGCGTCGTGCTGGCGGTCGGTCCGGGCGTGAACAAGTGGAAGCCCGGCGACCGCGTCGTCGCGCACTGCCTCTCGGTCGAGCTCGAGGCCCCCGACGGCCACAACGACACGATGATGGACCCCTCCCAGCGCATCTGGGGCTTCGAGACCAACTTCGGCGGCCTCGCCGACGTCGCGATGGTCAAGGCCAACCAGCTGATGCCGAAGCCCGAGCACCTCACCTGGGAGGAGGCCGCCTCCCCCGGCCTGGTCAACTGCACGGCGTACCGCCAGCTCGTCTCGGCCAACGGCGGCAACATGAAGCAGGGCGACAACGTCCTCATCTGGGGCGCGTCCGGCGGTCTCGGCGGGTTCGCCACCCAGTACGCCCTCAACGGCGGCGCGAACCCGATCTGCGTGGTCTCCAACGAGGAGAAGGCCCAGATCGTGCGCAACATGGGTGCCGAGATGGTCATCAACCGCTCCGAGCTCGCTCCGAAGTTCTGGAACGAGGACGGCACCAAGCAGAACCCGAAGGAGTGGCAGCGCTTCGGCAAGGCCATCCGCGAGCTCACCGGCGGCGAGGACATCGACATCGTCTTCGAGCACCCGGGCCGCGAGACCTTCGGCGCCTCCGTCTACGTCACCCGCAAGGGCGGCACCATCACCACCTGCGCGTCGACCTCGGGCTACATGCACGAGTACGACAACCGCTACCTGTGGATGAACCTCAAGAAGATCATCTCGAGCCACTTCGCCAACTACCGCGAGTCGTGGGAGGCCAACCGCCTCATCGCGCAGGGCAAGATCCACCCCACCCTGTCGCGCACCTACAAGCTCGAGGACACCGGCCAGGCCGCGCTCGACGTGCACCACAACAAGCACCAGGGCAAGGTCGGCGTGCTGTGCCTGTCCCCCGAGGAGGGTCTCGGCGTCAAGAACGAGGAGCTCCGCGAGAAGCACCTCGACAAGATCAACCTGTTCCGCGGGATCTGA
- a CDS encoding polysaccharide deacetylase family protein — protein sequence MRRPAPALARCLVAVLVTLLSVTIASPAPAMTDLPAAHRKGGCKGKVALTFDDGPARGTTHRLVQVLRRNDVPATFFMVGQRVAANPSAALEVERAGFLTANHSWAHRDMSRQSYRDVRRSLRATRNAMWDAGLHPTGLMRPPYGALANPARRAIRDSGYVPVLWTDDSLDWKWGGSPQIAQRILAGLRPGRNIVLQHDGVNRSPLSVAAVERVIRVAKRRGYCFTALDEKGRPGFPTPLVTALAKDVVEGTDAVVTLELAQPAGRDTAVVVEAASGTATVGTDLPAFRARVKVPAGTVRVTVRIPVSTDAVIEPAETFSVALRDPEGLRVTQPSTVTVIDTASAPRIDLPGPPFLPLGPKFS from the coding sequence GTGCGCCGTCCCGCTCCCGCCCTCGCCCGCTGCCTCGTGGCCGTCCTGGTCACCCTGCTGAGCGTGACGATCGCGTCCCCGGCGCCGGCGATGACGGACCTCCCCGCGGCACACCGCAAGGGTGGTTGCAAGGGCAAGGTGGCGCTCACCTTCGACGACGGTCCGGCCCGCGGCACGACGCACCGGCTGGTCCAGGTGCTGCGCCGCAACGACGTGCCGGCGACCTTCTTCATGGTCGGCCAGCGGGTCGCCGCGAACCCGTCCGCGGCGCTCGAGGTCGAGCGCGCCGGCTTCCTGACGGCCAACCACAGCTGGGCCCACCGCGACATGAGCCGGCAGTCCTACCGCGACGTGCGCCGCTCGCTCCGGGCGACACGGAACGCGATGTGGGACGCCGGGCTGCACCCGACCGGCCTGATGCGCCCGCCGTACGGCGCCCTGGCCAATCCCGCGCGCCGGGCGATCCGCGACTCCGGCTACGTCCCCGTGCTGTGGACCGACGACTCCCTCGACTGGAAGTGGGGCGGCTCCCCGCAGATCGCGCAGCGGATCCTCGCGGGGCTGCGCCCGGGCCGCAACATCGTGCTCCAGCACGACGGCGTCAACCGCTCACCGCTCTCGGTCGCCGCCGTGGAGCGGGTGATCCGGGTCGCCAAGCGCCGCGGCTACTGCTTCACCGCGCTCGACGAGAAGGGCCGTCCCGGGTTCCCGACGCCCCTGGTCACCGCGCTCGCCAAGGACGTGGTCGAGGGCACCGACGCGGTCGTCACCCTCGAGCTCGCGCAACCGGCCGGGCGCGACACCGCGGTGGTCGTCGAGGCCGCCTCCGGTACGGCGACCGTCGGCACCGACCTGCCCGCCTTCCGCGCCCGCGTGAAGGTCCCGGCCGGCACGGTGCGGGTCACCGTGCGGATCCCGGTCTCGACCGACGCCGTCATCGAGCCGGCCGAGACCTTCTCGGTCGCGCTGCGCGATCCCGAGGGCCTGCGGGTCACTCAGCCGTCGACGGTCACGGTGATCGACACCGCCAGTGCCCCGCGCATCGACCTGCCGGGCCCGCCGTTCCTGCCGCTGGGGCCGAAGTTCAGCTGA